GGGCGTCCTGGCCGGATCCGCTCAAGCCGATGATGGTGCCGTCGCCGAACCTGGCATGCCGCACACCCTGGCCGATACGATACTGCCGATCGCCCACCATGACACCGCTGGTAACGCCGCGCGGCACCCGCGGCGCGATGATGCCGGTGGGCCGGCGTCCGAAGGCGTCGCCCCGCCCGCTCCAGGCGGCCGACTCGCCGAAGCCCGCATGCGCGTGGGCGGCGCCCGCCCGCGGAGTCAGCCATTTCAGGTGCTGCTCGGGAATTTCATCGAGAAAGCGCGAGCGCATGGCATAGCGCGTCTGGCCATGCAGCATGCGGCTTTGCGCCAGGCTGAGATACAGGCGCTGGCGCGCCCGCGTGATCGCCACATACATCAGGCGCCGTTCTTCTTCCAGGCCGGAAGGTTCGAGGATGCTGTTTTCATGGGGAAACAGGCCTTCTTCCAGCCCCGTGATGAACACGGCATCGAACTCCAGCCCCTTGGCCGCGTGCACCGTCATCAGCTGGACGGCGTCCTGGCCGGCCTGGGCCTGGTTGTCGCCGGCCTCGAGCGCGGCATGCGCCAGGAAAGCCGCCAGCGGCGTCAGGCCGTCGGGCGGCACGTCGGCGCCCAGGTCGGGCACCTGCCCGGCGGGCAGGCCATCGAAGTTTTCTTCCGAGGCGAACACCGCCGCGGCGGTGATGAGCTCGTTGAGGTTTTCCAGGCGTTCGGCGCCTTCGCGTTCGGTCTTGTAGTGAGCCACCAGGCCGCTGGCCTCGAGCATGTGCTCGACCAGTTCGGGCAGGGGCAGCTCGCGCGTGTCGTGGGCCATGCGGCCGATCAGCTGGGCGAACTGGGCCAGATTGGCGCCGCCCTTGCCCGCCACGCGCGCCACGGCGCCGGCCAGGCTGGTGTCTTGCGCACGGGCCGCGTCGGTAAGCTGTTCGAGCGTGCGCGCGCCGATGCCGCGCGTGGGGAAATTCACCACCCGCATCCAGGACGTATCGTCGTCGGGGTTGGCCATCAGGCGCAGATACGCCAGCGCGTGCTTGATTTCCTGGCGTTCGAAAAAGCGCAGCCCGCCGTACACCTTGTAGGGAATGCCGGCCGAAAACAGCGCATGCTCGAGCACGCGCGACTGGGCGTTGCTGCGGTACAGCACGGCAATCTCGCGGCGCAGGCTGCCTTCGTTGATCAGCGAGCGCACCTCGTCGACCAGCCATTGCGCCTCGATGCCGTCGGAAGGCTGCTCGATGACGCGCACGGGCTCGCCTTCGCCCTGTTCGGTCCAGAGGTTCTTGCCCAGCCGCCCGCTGTTGTGGCCGATGAGCGCGTTGGCCGAATCCAGGATGTGGCCGTACGACCGATAGTTCTGCTCGAGCCGGATGACCGTGCCGCGCGCATATTCGCGCTCGAAATCGGCCATATTGCCGACATTGGCGCCACGGAACGCATAGATGGACTGATCGTCGTCGCCCACCGCGAAGATGGACGCCCCGCCGCCGGCCAGCAGCCTCAGCCATTTGTACTGCAGGGTGTTGGTGTCCTGGAACTCGTCGACCAGGATATGCCGGAAGCGCCGCTGGTAGTGTTCGCGCACCGGCGCGTTGCGCGTCAGCAGCTCGTGCGCGCGCAGCAGCAGTTCGGCGAAATCGACCACGCCTTCGCGCTGGCACTGGGCCTCGTACAGCTGGTAGATCTCGACCAGGCGGCGGCGGTGGCTGTCGTGGACTTCGACGTCGCCGGGACGCAGGCCGTCTTCCTTGGCGCCGTTGATGAACCGCTGCACATCGCGCGGCGGGTATTTTTCATCGTCGATGCCGTTGGCCTTGAGCAGGCGCTTGATGGCGGCCAGCTGGTCGGTGGTGTCGAGAATCTGGAAGGTTTGCGGCAGGCCCGCGTCGCGGTGATGGGCGCGCAGCATGCGGTTGCACAACCCGTGAAACGTGCCGATCCAGAGGCCGCGCGTATCGATGGGCAGCATGGCCGACATGCGCGCCAGCATCTCGCGCGCCGCCTTGTTGGTGAAGGTGACTGCCAACAGCCCAAATGGACTGGCCTGGCCGGTTTGAATCAGCCAGGCCATGCGGGTGGTGAGAACCCGGGTCTTGCCGCTGCCCGCCCCGGCCAGGACCAGGGCATGCTGCGGTTCGAGCGTTACAGCGGCGCGTTGTTCAGGGTTGAGCTGCTCTAGCATCATGCCGCGTAGCGGCTCAGGCGAAGGGCGAACTGTTCGAGCCCGGCGATGCCGCTTTGCTGGGCGCGCTGGCACCAGGCCTGCAGGTCATGCAGCAGCTGCTCGCTGCTGGCGCTGGAGCTTTCCCACAGGCGGCCCAGTTCGCGGCGCATCTGCACCAGCGTGGACAGCGACTGGTTCTGCGCGATGGCCTGGTCGACCTCGGCGCGCTGCTCGGGCTGCAGGACATCTTCGTTGCTGTGCAGCCAGCGGCGCACGCGCTGCAGGCGCGACACGGCATCGCCCTGTGCGGGCTTGAGCTTGTCGAGTTCTTCGCGCACGGTCGTCTTGACGATGTCGGCGTAGCGGGCCATGACTTCGTAGCGGTGCGTGATGACGCCCTGCAGGGTGCGCAGATCGATGGCCTTGGCGCTGGATTCGAGCTTGAGCTTGGGCGCGACCTTCTTGATCTTGGCCAGGCCGAAGAACTTCAGCACGCTGATGTAGCACCAGCCGATGTCGAATTCGTACCACTTGGCCGAGAACTTGGCCGAGGTGCCATGGGCATGGTGGTTGTTGTGCAGCTCTTCGCCGCCGATGACGATGCCCCACGGGAACACGTTGGTGCTGGTATCGGGGCTGTTGTAGTTGCGGTAGCCCCAGTAGTGGCCGATGCCGTTGACCACGCCGGCCGCCCAGAACGGGATCCAGGCCATCTGCACGGCCCACACGGTGAGGCCGATGGCGCCGAACAGGGCGACGTCGATGGCCAGCATGATCATCACGCCCATCAGGCTGTGCTTGGAATACAGGTTGCGCTCGAGCCAGTCGTCGGGGGTGCCGTGGCCGAACTTGGCCATGGTTTCCTTGTTGGCCGATTCAAGGCGGTACAGCTCGGCGCCGCGGAACAGCACTTTCCAGATGCCGAACAGCATGGGCGAATGGGGGTCGCCCTCTTTTTCGCACTTGGCGTGGTGCTTGCGGTGGATGGCAACCCATTCCTTCGTGACCATGCCCGTGGTCATCCAGAGCCAGAACCGGAAGAAATGCATGACTGCCGGATGCAGGTCCAGCCCACGGTGCGCTTGGCTGCGGTGCAGGAAGACCGTGACCGACACGATGGTGACGTGCGTCAGCGCCAGCGTGTACAGGACGATCTGCCACCAGGTAGCCTGGGTAAAGCCCCCGGAAAGGAAGGAGAGGAATTGATCCATATAGCTTTTTGCGAGCCTCGCTTGAAGAATGGCAGGCAGTTTAGCCTACCTGGTTTGCTTATGACAGCTTGTTTGCAAAATAGTTTTCAATGACAAATCAAGGACTAAGCCCGCATATCGACACGTTTTGGCTGGCAGAATGTGGCCTTTTCCTGACTTGTTACCCCAGTAGGGGCACCGTACCCATGATACTGCCGCAGGTCGGCCGAGCAATCTGGCCCCTTTTTTTCTCATGTCTGGGCGTTACAGCCGCGGCGGCGGCCGATATCTCGGCGCAGACTGCCGTCGGGCAGGACGTGCTGCTGGCCAGCTATTACGAAATCCGCCCGGCGGACTGCCTGGCGCTGCGGCCGCCGCGCGTGCAGATCACCACCCCGCCGCGCCTGGGCAAGGCGACTGTCGTACATATCCAACAGCAACCCGTGCAGGCGGGCGGACGCTGCGCGACGATGGCCGTGCCGGTGGCCCAGGTACGCTACCGGGCGCGCCAGCCCGGCACGGACACCCTGGCCTGGCAGGTGCGCTACCAGACGCGCGGCGCCGCCCTGCAGCAGGTCAGCGCCGACGTGCGGGTGCTGCCGGCCCGCCCTGCCCGCTAGGACTGCGCCAGTTCGTCCGGCTGGCCGGCGGCCGCGCCGTCCGCCGGGGCCGCCTCTGCAACCTCGGCCGGCTCGGGCGCTCCGGCCGCTGCCGCCGCGCCGGCGGTTTCGCCGGCCGGCCTGGCGGCGTTCTTCTTGCGCTCGAACACCGCCGCGAAGAAACCGTCGGTGCCGTGCACGTCGGGACGCAGCTGCACGTAAGGCCCTTCCAGCTGCAGGTCCGGGCACCGGCTTTCGAGCAAGGCGGCGCCGTCGATCAATTCGAAATCGGGATGCGTGGCCAGGAACTGCTCGGCCTGCGCCGCGTTTTCTTCGTCCAGCAGGCTGCAGGTGGCATAGACCAGCCGCCCGCCCGGCGCCACGCAGCGCGCGGCGCTGTTCAGGATGCGCGCCTGCAGAGCGCACAATTCGGCCAGGGCCTCGGGATGCTGGCGCCATTTCAGGTCGGGATTGCGGCGCAGCGTGCCGATACCGCTGCACGGCGCATCGACCAGCACGCGCTGGGCCTTGCCGGCCAGCCGCTTGACCCGCGTGTCGTTCTCGCCGTCGATGGCCACCGGCACCACATTGGACAGGCCGCTGCGCGCAAAGCGCGGCTTGGCCCGGGCCAGGCGGGCGGCCGAGACGTCGAAGGCGTACAGGCGCCCGGTGGAGCGCATCAGCGCCCCCAGCAGCAGGGACTTGCCGCCCGCGCCGGCGCAGAAGTCGATGATCATTTCACCGCGCCGCGGCCCCACCAGCAGCGCCAGCAGCTGGCTGCCTTCGTCCTGCACTTCGAGGCTGCCGTTTTCGAACTGCGGCCAACGGTTGACCGCCGGACGGCCCGCCAGCCGGATGCCCCACGGGGAATGCGGGGTGGGCTGGGGATCGAAGCGCGCCGCCGGACTGTCGACCAGGGCTGCCAGCGCGGCATCGCGCTCGGCCTTGAGCGGG
This genomic window from Bordetella petrii contains:
- a CDS encoding UvrD-helicase domain-containing protein encodes the protein MMLEQLNPEQRAAVTLEPQHALVLAGAGSGKTRVLTTRMAWLIQTGQASPFGLLAVTFTNKAAREMLARMSAMLPIDTRGLWIGTFHGLCNRMLRAHHRDAGLPQTFQILDTTDQLAAIKRLLKANGIDDEKYPPRDVQRFINGAKEDGLRPGDVEVHDSHRRRLVEIYQLYEAQCQREGVVDFAELLLRAHELLTRNAPVREHYQRRFRHILVDEFQDTNTLQYKWLRLLAGGGASIFAVGDDDQSIYAFRGANVGNMADFEREYARGTVIRLEQNYRSYGHILDSANALIGHNSGRLGKNLWTEQGEGEPVRVIEQPSDGIEAQWLVDEVRSLINEGSLRREIAVLYRSNAQSRVLEHALFSAGIPYKVYGGLRFFERQEIKHALAYLRLMANPDDDTSWMRVVNFPTRGIGARTLEQLTDAARAQDTSLAGAVARVAGKGGANLAQFAQLIGRMAHDTRELPLPELVEHMLEASGLVAHYKTEREGAERLENLNELITAAAVFASEENFDGLPAGQVPDLGADVPPDGLTPLAAFLAHAALEAGDNQAQAGQDAVQLMTVHAAKGLEFDAVFITGLEEGLFPHENSILEPSGLEEERRLMYVAITRARQRLYLSLAQSRMLHGQTRYAMRSRFLDEIPEQHLKWLTPRAGAAHAHAGFGESAAWSGRGDAFGRRPTGIIAPRVPRGVTSGVMVGDRQYRIGQGVRHARFGDGTIIGLSGSGQDAQAQIQFRDVGAKTLALGIAKLDIIQE
- a CDS encoding DesA family fatty acid desaturase yields the protein MDQFLSFLSGGFTQATWWQIVLYTLALTHVTIVSVTVFLHRSQAHRGLDLHPAVMHFFRFWLWMTTGMVTKEWVAIHRKHHAKCEKEGDPHSPMLFGIWKVLFRGAELYRLESANKETMAKFGHGTPDDWLERNLYSKHSLMGVMIMLAIDVALFGAIGLTVWAVQMAWIPFWAAGVVNGIGHYWGYRNYNSPDTSTNVFPWGIVIGGEELHNNHHAHGTSAKFSAKWYEFDIGWCYISVLKFFGLAKIKKVAPKLKLESSAKAIDLRTLQGVITHRYEVMARYADIVKTTVREELDKLKPAQGDAVSRLQRVRRWLHSNEDVLQPEQRAEVDQAIAQNQSLSTLVQMRRELGRLWESSSASSEQLLHDLQAWCQRAQQSGIAGLEQFALRLSRYAA
- a CDS encoding RsmB/NOP family class I SAM-dependent RNA methyltransferase, giving the protein MLGEILQWRYPADAALSHWLRAHPALGGRDRGEVAEAVYDVLRHLRRYRQLSESGSGAASRRLAILGLAATLGAAALRDGLDPAEDEWLQRVGRIDPATLPRAVRASMPDWLDERLGRLDDPDALMAALNRPAPLDLRVNPLKAERDAALAALVDSPAARFDPQPTPHSPWGIRLAGRPAVNRWPQFENGSLEVQDEGSQLLALLVGPRRGEMIIDFCAGAGGKSLLLGALMRSTGRLYAFDVSAARLARAKPRFARSGLSNVVPVAIDGENDTRVKRLAGKAQRVLVDAPCSGIGTLRRNPDLKWRQHPEALAELCALQARILNSAARCVAPGGRLVYATCSLLDEENAAQAEQFLATHPDFELIDGAALLESRCPDLQLEGPYVQLRPDVHGTDGFFAAVFERKKNAARPAGETAGAAAAAGAPEPAEVAEAAPADGAAAGQPDELAQS